In Malus sylvestris chromosome 15, drMalSylv7.2, whole genome shotgun sequence, a single genomic region encodes these proteins:
- the LOC126604908 gene encoding protein FD-like: MLSSTGSDQTNHNTTSTSSWSSSSSPSPFSQPSSFQTPQRTMEEVWKDFNLASLTDPTTQIRSSSSTSPLLQINLPNGPHQGHHHHPNFRNMTLQDFLARPFAHDSPAAAAALVSAAASPPSPLAPAAPTLLGLNNPGSEFQLFYASDSLRPPSSGFIDHHQANHNNISSSVSNSFSGCPFESLAASSFGLPSFGKRSFTESDNSNSGGDRRHKRMIKNRDSAARSRARKQECINELELKVAHLMEENARLKGQLEQLIAAASQQPKRHNLHRTSTAPF, encoded by the exons ATGTTGTCATCAACAGGTAGTGACCAGACCAACCACAACACAACCAGTACTTCATCCTGGTCCTCCTCGTCATCCCCATCGCCATTTTCACAACCCTCCTCCTTCCAAACCCCACAAAGAACCATGGAAGAGGTTTGGAAAGACTTCAATCTTGCCTCTCTCACTGATCCCACCACCCAAATCAGATCCTCATCCTCCACCTCACCACTCCTCCAAATTAACCTCCCCAATGGGCCCCACCAgggccaccaccaccacccaaaCTTCAGAAATATGACCCTTCAAGACTTCCTTGCCAGACCCTTTGCCCATGACtcaccagcagcagcagccgCCTTGGTCTCCGCCGCTGCAAGCCCTCCCTCTCCTCTTGCTCCAGCCGCCCCAACTCTTCTCGGCCTGAACAATCCTGGCTCAGAGTTTCAGCTCTTTTATGCCTCTGACTCCCTCAGGCCTCCGAGCTCCGGCTTCATTGATCATCATCAGGCAAACCATAATAACATTTCTAGCAGTGTTTCTAACTCTTTCAGTGGTTGCCCATTTGAGAGCTTGGCTGCTTCCTCCTTCGGCTTGCCTTCTTTTGGAAAGAGATCATTCACTGAATCTGATAACAGCAATTCCGGTGGAGATCGAAGACATAAGCGTATGATCAAGAACCGAGATTCTGCTGCTCGATCTAGGGCTAGAAAGCAGGAATGTAT AAATGAGTTGGAGTTAAAAGTTGCACATTTGATGGAAGAGAATGCAAGACTCAAGGGACAGCTAGAACAG TTAATTGCAGCAGCGTCTCAACAACCCAAAAGGCACAATCTTCATCGAACATCAACAGCTCCATTTTGA